AAAGTCTGGCGCTCAATCTTTTGGATGTTTTGCAGTATTTGCATGGCCTCGCTCCTCCAGTGATTCACCGCGATATCAAACCCTCCAATCTGATTTTGGACGGTTTGCGTGTTTTTCTGATTGATTTTGGTGCAGTACAAGACCTGCTCAAACCCGAAGGGGGCTCCACGGTGGTGGGCACCTATGGCTATATGGCGCCCGAACAGTTTTCGGGTCGGGCGGTGCCTGTCAGTGACCTCTACGGGCTGGGGGCAACCTTGGTGCATATTTTATCAGGGCGTCCACCGGCTGAGATGCCACAACGAGAATTGCGCCTGGCTTTTGAAGACTATGTGCAGATTTCGGGTGAATTCAAAACCTGGCTGCAACAGATGCTCTCTCCAGCACCTGAAAACCGCTTTCAAAGTGCGGCAGAAGCGCGTGAGGCCCTGTTGGACCCTGCTGCGCTGAGACAACGGCTTTCCCGCGTCTCGCAACGTGCTGCCTTGCAAGAGCAAGAGGAGATTTTGGGGCCTTTTCAAGCGCTGCCTCAGCCTTCAGGCTCCAAAATTCAAATCTTGCATCAGGCGGATCAGTTGGTGCTGAAAATTCCCCCCGGTGGTTTTACGCTCTCGGTTTTGCCTATTCTGGGATTTGCCACTTTTTGGCTGTGTTTTGTTGCTTTCTGGACTTGGGGAGCCTCGCAGGCCAGCTTCTTTTTTGCGCTTTTTTCGATTCCCTTTTGGATCGCCGGCTTTTTTATGGCCTCTTTGGTTTTGCGCCAGGTTTTGCTTTCTACCACGCTTGAGCTTTCCCCGCATCATCTGCTGCTTTCGCACCAACTCTTGCGCTTTTCATGGTCAGAAACGATCCTGCTGGGGGAATTGAATGGCCTTGTGCGTGAGTTGAGTTATCGCAGCAATGGCGTGCCGGTTTTTGTGCTTGCCCTTGAGGCCGGGGCGCGTAAATACAAATTCGCACAACAGCTCAGCCAGTATGAGCAAGAATGGGTGCAATCTGAAATCCTTCAGTATTTAGAGCCGCACTTAGATTCCCGTCAACGTAAGCGTTTCGTCAAACTATTGCAGCGGCAAGCGCATTGAGTGTTCCACTTAGGCTTTGGGGGTCTGAAGTGCCAGAACCTCTGTCGCCAACTCCAGTTCTGAACGCTGCATGATTTCTTCCAGGGGCATATCTGTGCTGAGCCATTCGTCCAAGAGTGGCAGCAGACGGTTGAGATAGAAGCCCATCATTTCAAGTAAATCTGCAATCAGCAAGGCCTGATAGCCTTCATCATGTAGCAAAGCATGGCGAAAGAGAATCGCTTGGGGGGAAGCTTCCTGAACGATAAAGTGTCCGACAGGCAAAATTCCATTCCAAAGATTCAAAAGGCGGTAGAGATCCAAGCACTTATCTTGGGGCAAATTGCGTTGCCATTCCAAGAGAAAAAAGAGCGTGGCAGATTCTTCAAGTTCTGCCCCAATGGCACTGTCTTCAGGCTCTGAAAGCAGCAGAATATCTTCCTGGTAAAACAAGCGCATGGGATAGCTGACTTCATCCTGCTCATCCTCGTCCAATGCCACCAAAAGCTGTTCAAAGGGAATCTCTTCAGTGGCCTCCATTTTATAGACAGGAAAACCTGCATGATCGAGAATCTCAGCCAGGCGGGAAAGGGAACGTAATGTTTGAGGTGTGTCTGACATGGTTTGCTCCTATTGCGGCCCCAAGGGCAGGGTCATAAAATATTTACGGGCAAGATTGGCGGGCAAATCTTTGCTGTGGGGGGGAACATGCAAAATACGTTCGGCTATAAAGGTCATGGTCGGATCGCCTTGTCGATACCCTTGCATGATGCGTTCCCCTGCGCGTTTGGGGGAGGCCGACATCAACTGAACCAGGTTGCGGGTTGCCAAAGTTTGCAATGCTTCCAATTGGCTGTCTTTTTCTTGAATACTTTTTTCCAGGCGTTGCGATTCCGCCTTGGCGAAGCTTGTCGCTTCGAGCAGATTGCTCTGTTGCATACCCAGTGCCTGTCGGTGGGTCAATTGGTTGTGGGAATCAAAATAATCCTGCAATTTGTATTTTTCAATTTCCGTCCGTGTGGGGGCATGGCCTCCATCCAAGATCCGTGCGATCAACTGGCCTTTTTCCTGAAAGCCTTGAATCTCACCGGCCATCAGGGCCTGTTTCTGTTTCAGTGCTTCCCGATCCTGGCTGATCGCAGCGGTTTTGAATTCAATCTGCTGTTGCGTTCCTTCTGCTGCATCGATTTTTTTCTGACGACGCCAGGCTTTGACACCGGCATAAATAGCCAACCCGCCCCCGATTGCAATGGTGGCTGTTAAGCCAACGGCCAATGCTGCCCAGCCGACAGGGTTTGAACCCAAGAGTGCAACCGTTCCTGCGATGGCCAGCGCGGCACTGGCGACGGCCAAAGCCCCTCCGGTAATCGCTACCGTATGTTTCAGCATTTTGACAGCTTTGAATTTCCAGTCGGTACGGCGCACGACCTGTTCTGCAATGGCCTTGTCGGCTTCACTGAGTTTTCCTGCCTGCTCTATTTGATGGATGGCGGAAAGTTCTTTGGCTTTGGTGCGCAGTGCTTCTGCTTTGGCAAGATGGGGACCAAAAAAACGGCCTGGTTTTTCTGCTTTTTGGGCTGCAGCTTCATAGGCTTTGATTTTGGCTTCCCGCTGTTCGGGGGTCATCAACACCCGGCGGGCATATTTGCGCTGATTTAAAGAGCTTTTGAGGCTGGCAGCGGTCTTTGCCAAATCATAGCTTTCTGTTCCAATCGTAATCGCTCCCCCAGCGATACTGACGCTTTGGGCTGCAATTCCCAGTTTGCCTGCTATTTGCAGGGTATCGGTTGCTTTGAGCGTGGTGGCGTTGGGAGCCAAAATGCCGGCCACCTGTTTGAGCCCGGTCGAGGTGGGGGAAAGCAGAAGCGAGCCATAGCCTACTGCACTGCGTACAGTATCCAGTTTGGCCAATACCTTTTGTTTCAGAGTTTTGCCTTTGGCTTCTGTCTCCAAGGCTCGGGCGGTACGTTCAGCTTGGTCGGCCTGCCCCATCAATTGATGGTAGACCTCTGCTCCGCGTTGCACTTCTGGGTCTTTGAGCGCATCGGGGTTCACTGCCGCTCGGCCGACGGTTTGGGCCGATATTTTTAAGGCCAGGGCGCGCAGGCTGTCGGCTTTGCGCTGATGCAGGCTGGCCTCCATGCGCAAGGCTTTGACTTGGCGGTGTTCAATGATATGTGAGACGATCGGCAGACTTTTGGCCAGTCCGACCACTTTTTCGCGCAAGGTGCCAGGCAGGGCTTGAATTCCTTTTAAGAGTGAGGCCCCTGCCAGCCCTGCATATTTCTTGACGACCTCCATTTTGCCCAGTTTACTGGCTTGAATTCTCACATTTTCGACGGGAATGCCTTCAACCAGGGCTTTGATATTGGCAATTTGGGCTTTGCTGCCGAGCTTGCCTTGGGTTCGGGAGACTTCGGCCTGCTGTTTATATGCCTCCATTTTACTGCTGTCTCGGAATTTGACTTTGATCTCTTCCCGACGTACGCTTTCTCCAGGGCGCAGGGCTGGCCTTTGTGCCTGCATTTCAAGGGGTTTTAAATACTGTTGGTGGGGATTGATTCGAATACTGCTCATACCCTTTGCCTTTCTGTTTCATGAATTCCGTCAATCCATTCAAAACAGGACTCGATCTCGTGAACCAGGTTTTCGTAAAGTGATTCAAGGGCTCCGATCTGGTAACCTTGGCCACTCAAGGCATCCAATTGATCGGCACAGTGATCGCATTGATCCACCATGGCTTCAAGCTCTGTTTCAAGGGCATTGCGTCTTTCCAGATTCGGGTCTGATTCCAATTGCTCATGAATCGTGACAATTTTCTGAGCAAATGCCTGCAGTTGGTTCTGAATGAACAGAGCCTCCTGCGAACTTTTCCACTGTTTTTCATACCGCTGGAAGAGCTGTTGAATGGGCAGCATGAGTTGGTGCAAAGCATGGGTCTCATGGTGCTGATCAAGATGTTGCAAGGCTTTCTGAAAATGTAGGATTTGGGTTTTTTGATGGCTCAGATCCTGTCTCAGATGCTCAAGCTCCTGTGGGTTGAGAATCAGTTGGCTGGGGTTCTGATGCCGGGTCGCAAGGTCGTGGTAATAGAGGTGAATGCGGGTATTCAGTTCATCATCATTCCAGTGGTCTACCTCTTCAGCACTCGGTTCAGGCAATGCTTCTTTCGTCTGCATGGCTTTTTCGAGTTTTACAAGATCGGGATGCTCGGGAGCCAATTGCCTGACTTCCTGTAAATAAGACTGAACCATAGGGTAATCTTTTAAGAGAAAAAGGATCAGGGCCATGCCCAGATAAGGTTCGGGGTTGAGACGGTTTTGCGCGATGGCTTCGGCAAAATAATCACAGGCTGTTTGAAGATCCTGGGGGTGCGCATAATGTGTGTTCTCAGCCTGGGTGAGGCAGTGAAAACCCTGCTCTGTGGCTTGTGCAGATTTCAGATGGCGTTGCGCTGAAAGCTGTTCCTGTTGTGCTTGTATGGATAAGATCTCTAGCATTTGCATTGTTAAAATGTCCTTTTTCGTTTCAATGCGCAATGAACTTATTCCCACTCCTATTATAAGTCTTTCCTGACCGGTCTATTAAGATGATGCGATGCATTATCAAGGCTTTCTCTGAGAGTGGATTGCAATCGAGGTTGCGCTTCGCTTTGAACTGTGTTTAGCTGAAAATAATCATCGAAATATTACTCTGCAGGAGGTCCTATGCATCACGAAGTTGAAACCCTGCTAACACTTCTCCTGATTGCTACTTCAGTGGCGATTCTGGTGCGCTATATTCAATTGCCGTATACGGTCATGCTGGTTTTAGGGGGCTTGGTTTTAGGTGTTTTGCATTATCTCCCTGAGGTTGAAATGACGCCTGAGATTGTCATGACCATTTTTTTGCCGATTCTTTTATTTGAGGCTTCGATCAATATTGAATACAGCCATCTCAGGGCGGATATGAAGTCGATTCTGACCATGGCTGTTTTTGGCGTGGTGATCAGCCTCTTTGTAACAGGAGGAGTCATGCACTGGCTGGGGGGCATGCCCTGGATGATCGCTTTGTTGTTTGGTTCGATGATTGTGGCCACCGATCCTGTGTCTGTGCTTTCGATTTTTAAAAAATTGGGGGTTCCCCATCGCCTGACCGCGATTGTTGAAGGGGAAAGTCTCTTCAATGATGGGACTGCGATTGTGGCTTTCCAAATTATTCTGGCTGTGGTAGTGACAGGACATTTCAGCGCGATGGAGGGCTTGCAGAAGTTTTTATTGGTTTGTTTGGGCGGGTTGGCTGTCGGGCTGGTGATTGCCTATGGTGCCATTGTGCTGCTTGAAAAAATTGATGATCATTTGTTGGAGTTGATGATCACCACGGTTTTGGCCTATGGGACTTATCTGGTGGCTGAAAGCCTGCATGTTTCTGGTGTGATTGCTGTGGTAACAGCTGGAATTATGGTCGGAAATATGGGCTGGGAACGGGCCATGACCCCCACCACCCGTGTGGCTGTGCTTACTTTTTGGGAGTACGCGGCTTTTGTAATCAATTCCTTGATTTTCCTCTTGATTGGCTTACAAATTCATCTGAATGAACTGCTGCATTTTGCACCGATCATTGGAGCAGGTATTCTTGCCCTTTTTGCGGGGCGTATTTTGGCGATTTATCCCCTGGCCTGGATTTTGAATCTGGGTTTGAAGGCTCGCTTGCCCATGAAATGGATGCATATTCTGGTTTGGGGCAATCTCAAGGGGGCCCTCTCCATGGCTTTGGTCATGAGTTTGCCCGCCGATGTTCCCTATCGCAAAGAATTATTGGTGACTATTTTTGGTGTGGTTCTTTTTTCGCTTCTGGGCCCCGGTTTAAGTATGAACCCTTTTCTCAAAATACTGAAACTCTCCAAAAAAGAGAGTTTTGCAGAGCAATTTGAATTGCTTCAGGGGGAACTGGTTGCTTTGCGCTCTGCTTTGGCAGAGTTGGAGTTGATGCATGGTGCAGGCAAGTTTTCGAAAATGATCTATGAAGAGCAAAAGGTCAAATACAGCCTGCGCCTTGAAGAAGTTGAGCGGGATATTGGCATGATTCAACAGGAAGAGCCTAAGCTTGTGCATTTGCAATCTTTAAGTGCAGAACGGCATTTATTGGTTACACAGAAAAGCTCTGTGCGCGACGCCTTCCGCAATGGTATTTTGTCTGAAAGCTCGTCTCAAGCCCTGATTCATGGCATTAACCGCAAAATTTATGATCTTGAGCTTTCAGACCCCGATCATTGAGCGTCTTTGCCGTAGAGGGCTTGATAGATCCAATAGGCAGTAAATACCTTTTTGACATAATCGCGCGTTTCTGGATAGGCAATCGACTCTGCCAAGGCATCGTAGGGCAGGTGTGCAAATTGCTTTTTCCAACGCAAAACAGGGCCTGCTCCAGCATTATAAGAGGCGACTGCTAACATGGAATTGCCTTCAAAGGTTTTGTGGGTGGAGTTTAAATACCAGGTGCCCATGCGGATATTGGTTTCAGGGTCTTTTAAATCGTAGTCCTTCATGCCCATTTGGGCAGCAATCTGTTCAGCCGTGCTGGGCATGATTTGCATCAAACCGGTTGCACCGACCCAGGATTGGATATCTGGTTTGTATTGGCTTTCCTGCCAACTTAAGCCTGCGACCAGAAAGGGGTTCATCTGATATTTTAAGGCTTCCTGCTCCATGGTTTCAAACCAGGCCAGGGGAAAGGCTACTGGCAGGAAGATTTCATTCTCTTTGGCCTTATAACGGTAGTGTGTAATGGCATTGTAATGATCACCGGCTTGGTTTAAGAGCAGACCCCGCAGGTATTGCCAGCGATCATTGCTGCTGTTTTCTGCAATTTGCAGAAATTCGTGCCATTGTCCGAGATAAAAAAGCTGGAGGGCTTCAGGCCAGTCTTCTTTTGAGAGCGTTGTGCTTTCCAGGCGAGCTTTGAATGCGTCGGCCCATCCGGGTAACTGACGACTTTCGGGTTTATAGCCCAGATATTTGCGGGTGGCGTATTGATCTTCCCCTCCCCGCAGCATGACACGCAAACGTTCACGGCTGCGGTGGGTATAGTAGTCCATTAAGGGCCCCTCTGCCAGACTGGCATAGGTTTTTTTTGCCTCTTCTTTTTGTTCAAGGCTTTCCTGGGCTCGGGCCAACCAATACAGGAAACGGCTTTCCAGCTCGTCCCCTTCAAAGACCTTGCGGTATTTTTCAATCAAGCGCACGACCTCAGAAGTTTGGCCTTCAAGATAGGTTTGCCAGACTGCAATCCAGAGCGCTTCGGCAGCATGGAGAGATTTTGGATCTGTTTCCACAAGTAATTTGTAGACCTGGGCCTGTTTTTCAGCTTGGTTGAGAAAATCGTAAACAATTCCTTCTTCCCAAAGGGCCTCGGTATAGACTTCCGGGTAGCTCTCATAACTGCTTCGGGTTTGTCGCAATTGAGAGAGAGCCGCGTTATAGGCTTTATTGCTGCGCTGCATGCCCGCCAATTGGACACTGGCCAAACCCGCTTCGCGGGTTCGGGGAAAGCGGCGTAAAATTCCTGCAAAAGTTTCTCTTGCCAGGCTGTAATACTCTGCTTTTCGGGCATAAATTCCAAGTTGGTAAAGGCCTTCTCGGTCTTGTGGTGCTGCTGCCTGGAGCTCTCCTGAAGCTGTTTG
This genomic stretch from bacterium (Candidatus Blackallbacteria) CG13_big_fil_rev_8_21_14_2_50_49_14 harbors:
- a CDS encoding serine/threonine protein kinase, whose translation is MGIQTGAILAEKYQIAERLGAGGMARTFAATCLADQSAVVVKELVFSQLESWKAYDLFLREVRILQSLDHPAIPRFLEMLEITQNNETCLYLVQARVPGESLLQKLQAGWRPGEAEVKSLALNLLDVLQYLHGLAPPVIHRDIKPSNLILDGLRVFLIDFGAVQDLLKPEGGSTVVGTYGYMAPEQFSGRAVPVSDLYGLGATLVHILSGRPPAEMPQRELRLAFEDYVQISGEFKTWLQQMLSPAPENRFQSAAEAREALLDPAALRQRLSRVSQRAALQEQEEILGPFQALPQPSGSKIQILHQADQLVLKIPPGGFTLSVLPILGFATFWLCFVAFWTWGASQASFFFALFSIPFWIAGFFMASLVLRQVLLSTTLELSPHHLLLSHQLLRFSWSETILLGELNGLVRELSYRSNGVPVFVLALEAGARKYKFAQQLSQYEQEWVQSEILQYLEPHLDSRQRKRFVKLLQRQAH
- a CDS encoding Na+/H+ antiporter gives rise to the protein MHHEVETLLTLLLIATSVAILVRYIQLPYTVMLVLGGLVLGVLHYLPEVEMTPEIVMTIFLPILLFEASINIEYSHLRADMKSILTMAVFGVVISLFVTGGVMHWLGGMPWMIALLFGSMIVATDPVSVLSIFKKLGVPHRLTAIVEGESLFNDGTAIVAFQIILAVVVTGHFSAMEGLQKFLLVCLGGLAVGLVIAYGAIVLLEKIDDHLLELMITTVLAYGTYLVAESLHVSGVIAVVTAGIMVGNMGWERAMTPTTRVAVLTFWEYAAFVINSLIFLLIGLQIHLNELLHFAPIIGAGILALFAGRILAIYPLAWILNLGLKARLPMKWMHILVWGNLKGALSMALVMSLPADVPYRKELLVTIFGVVLFSLLGPGLSMNPFLKILKLSKKESFAEQFELLQGELVALRSALAELELMHGAGKFSKMIYEEQKVKYSLRLEEVERDIGMIQQEEPKLVHLQSLSAERHLLVTQKSSVRDAFRNGILSESSSQALIHGINRKIYDLELSDPDH